A window from Drosophila nasuta strain 15112-1781.00 chromosome 3, ASM2355853v1, whole genome shotgun sequence encodes these proteins:
- the LOC132788303 gene encoding uncharacterized protein LOC132788303 translates to MLPATVSTKSTSTSPWHEAADKPKSRMRLKPLQLLRKPRKWKLKRTLDEIVKCLIIASSEHVYNYDLAFFALVACVAAQPALFPTNVAPLTYANLPAVAATAPPLAISSSQRLDYFNQFNAAFGPQAPPARLVATPSGLAAFPALFGFPAANRFGQPARFIAAAPPTGSFFF, encoded by the exons ATGCTGCCAGCGACGGTGTCGACCAAGTCCACCTCGACCAGTCCCTGGCATGAGGCTGCTGACAAACCCAAGAGCCGCATGCGTCTGAAGccattgcagctgctgcggaAGCCTCGCAAATGGAAACTGAAGCGCACTCTGGACGAGATTGTCAAGTGTCTGATTATTGCCTCCTCGGAGCATGTCTACAACTACGAT CTTGCCTTTTTTGCTTTGGTGGCCTGTGTGGCAGCTCAACCAGCTTTGTTCCCTACGAACGTGGCTCCTCTGACCTATGCCAATCTGCCAGCTGTGGCTGCAACTGCTCCTCCGTTGGCCATCTCCAGCAGCCAGCGACTTGATTACTTTAATCAGTTCAATGCTGCTTTTGGACCACAAGCTCCGCCGGCTCGACTAGTTGCAACTCCTTCGGGATTGGCTGCTTTTCCTGCTCTCTTTGGTTTTCCAGCTGCCAATCGCTTTGGCCAACCAGCGCGTTTCATTGCTGCGGCTCCTCCAACAGGTTCCTTCTTCTTCTGA